The nucleotide sequence AAGGTGTCTCAGATTGGTCATAAAGCAGGTATTAGAGGAACATTAAAAAACAGAGCAGTGAGTCTCTTACCACGGCTACCATTTCAGCAGCATTCCCTCTTGGACATCGGATTATTGGGACAGCACCTATGATAACAGGAAAGCTCACTGTTCTGCCAATAGCAGGGTGCATTAAATATCTGCTCACAAGCTCCCAAgacacacaaaatcacatttcaaaaacaacaatacagGCTTGATCATTGCACTTAATTTGAATtgtgacatttctgtcacatacAATTCTAGTAGTCATGTGGTAAGTAAATAGAcataagttaaatatttaaagcattatcaaaatatttttgccttTGAGCAATATACAAAACAATATTAGTAAGGTTCTGCCACCCAGTGGCTCTTTATGTTAGTTGAGAGTTAAACTAATGGTTGTAATGtgagaattattataaaaaaaaaaaacctttgattaAATATCAAGTCTTCGTCAATCTATAATTTTCACAGTTACTTCATGTACCATGAAAGAATGTTGCCTTATTAGATTTTAGGTGGATTAAAAAGCGGTGAACATCTCCATATGAGGAGTGGATTGTGTCTTAGCACATTCTTGCATTAAGCATTTTCCATTTTTGTGCTAAAGCATCTTTATAGgtgaataagtttttattttttttaatttatttttttaatgttaaatggaAGCTTAACATATAAACAACTATAAGTAAACCATTTGTTGTTTGATTCCCTTGAAGAGTGTAATCAACACTGTGAATCTGATGGGAATACATGTTTGTCCAAACAATGGAAGACAGACGGAGTGATCGGGAATCTTGTTTGAAATCATCAGTCATTAATTCTACTATTTCATTTGGTGCTGATAGTggcacagaaatatttaaaaataaatatttctaaccCATAAGTCACTGCACATTACTGCTGTAAGCTTGTgttcagtaagactttttttaaaagaaatgaacagcTTTGTTCAGCAAGTATGCAATAAAATGTCCAAGGTGAAACATATTACAAaagatctctatttcaaataaacactgcacttttgaagtttctatttatcaagaaactgttttttttttttctcagtattgataaaaaaatgagaaatgtttcttgagctcacAATAAGCATATAACAATGATTTCTGAGCTTATTTCGCtagtgtgacactgaagactggagtaatggatgttGAAAACTAGTTTGCATTACAGgaaaacttaacattttaaaatatattaaaactgtaataatattttacaatattactgtatttttaaacaaataaatgcagccttggtaagcataagtcacttctttttaaaaccctttaaaaaagtattttgaacagcagtgtatattcaTGGAAAGATTACaactctgtcattatttaccaaGAGTGACAAAAAAGCAGAAGAGACTATCCACTATCGTGTCCATTATGGCCTCCATGTCTGTGTCCATGATATCTGGTTTATTGATTGCTGAGGGCACAGAACAGTAGTAGCATTAATAACATTCagactaaaaattaaactaatactTCAAGCCATTCTAGCAGCTTACCATGGTAGGAGATGTGTTCTTTGTTTTGGTTGCAGAGAATGAACATATCATCTTCAAGTGTGATGAAGTTCAGATACTGATCAAACACCTGAGGAGGAACAGAACAGTCTAATATTTgaactgtataataaatacaaacagtACGTTATTTGACTTCGTTCAGGAATTCACAgagcttttctgttttgcaaaaacaagattttttcaATTAAACATTCTAGCAAATTGAATCAAATTAATAACTAATGTTCATAATGAACAAATGTGTTTGACTTACTTTGGTCACCTGGTTTACAGCATTAGCTGCTAGAGCAGCACTTGCTATGTCCTCCAACTTGCTTCTGGAGATTGCAGAGATGAAGTTCAAATAGTAGGACTCGTATAGTTGGTTTCGGAGATCCTGTGATAGTGAAAATAACTATCAGTTTTAAAACAGTGTGATCTTCACAAACAGTCATGGAACGGGACCGACGAAAAGAGTGACTGGATTATTTAGTGAACATATTTACTTGACATATCCTGTCAGTGTTCTCCTCTGTGGGCATTACAAAGTAAATGGCAGGAACATCTGGAATGGGGTCGCGATCTGTGTGCAACAAGCTagaggaaacaaacaaaaaagcaaacaatcattcaaatcaatctaataaatttttttttttttataagaaacaaaatctTAGAGACCCTTACAGGTGCAAAGTGATGCCCATGTCCCGTAACTCTTTCACAGACAGCAGGGGAGATATAATGTCTTGGCCAAAGCGATCGTAAATAAGAACCTAACAAGAAGAGCAAAGGGTAAATATTTATGCAAATTATAACTATAAAAGCATCACTGtgccacgtaaaaaaaaaaaaacctgacagtGTAAGTGTGTATTGAGCACCCTTACCTTCCATACCGACTCTGTTGTGTTTTTCAGAGGTGGGGCATTGAAGTTGAGCATTCGCTTCAGAGCAGCTGAGAACAGAAACATCATAGAAATATAATACATCAACATTTTCAATCACTACTgaaaatcatttattatcttaagaGACTAATTTACTTGATTGTGTTTCAAAAGACTTGCGTGTGTgcataaaaagtcattttaaagctttttttaattatgtattttatatagtataaacACACTATCTATCTTTAATCAACAAATCATATATTGCCCATTCATAAAGACGAATATGATTTTCTACACTAGCAGTTGCACAGAAAGTGTCAATATCCATTAAGGACAATGTCACCCAAATTCAGTATAAAACAGTATCCACGTAACATAAGGATCCTGACTGTTTTGTACCACTAAATAATAAGTAACGTTACAATAGTTTTCGTTAAGTGCCTTCAGCTAGTACGTTAACGTTATTTCAATTCATATCGTGGGTTCTTCATGACAGGTCTCTGTAATGTTGATAGCCGTATATTTCATTAACGAGCTGGTTAACGTTAGCTATATGTAGTTATCAAAACCACAAGTGCTTTTTTGATGTAGACAAGCAGAATAATCGTTCATTCATCTGATGTTACCCAGCTGTTAGATGAACAACACGGTTAGCATCCTCAGCTATACTGACAGGATTGAGCAATTTCAGCTGTTGTGTATTCGGCATTAGTgtatgtattttcaataaaaaactttttcaaaaccGTGTGTAAATCATTAATGTCAGTTATATTAACAGTACCGAGTGTTTCGATATAAATTTAAGTTTATGAACAAACCTGTCTGTTTTTCCCGGATGGAGGCCGCCATCTTTACTGTTTATGCAGTGACGACTGTGAGGGTGACGTGGCAACCGGCGAAGCGCTGTGTGCGTAAAAGAACGCGCACGCTGACAGAGTTCACTGGGGCTTATAAGGACTTTTAAGTCTGGACTTTTTGGTTTGGTCCTGGCAACTTCACAATGACTGATTCAAAGTTGTTGGATGGATCAACAGTTTTTGATTATGTTtatgtcagtggttctcaatcaggAGCCGGGGACactaagacatgttcctggatcaatatcttttgatgatcctggatcaacattattgtccaaaaatatagacttaacccaatccctaaccctaaacctaaccctacccataatttattcctaaaatcagtaggaaatgatagctgattaacaagagtgtagaagcacctaaccctgatcgtaagcctaaaacagatatttctgaaaagttatatctcagttctgattggttgattggaaagttgctccaggatcaacaaggatgttgatccagaaacatgttgtacttggtgaaatcacgctcactgGGGACACTAGGGGTCCTTAGTGAATTTATAAGGGGGGgtcttaaaaaatgatttatattttaattctaattttaaatttgtgatttttaGACCCATGGACATATGGACGTTTTTTTATGGATGACTatgaaaatgcattgaaaaacTATTCaatatgacatttcaaaatgatgCAATAAGTGAAATAAACCACTTAAACTAatatatcgattttttttttcaaaaattaagaTTATTCCACAGTTTTCTCCTTTTTAACAACAACCAATAATTTTGCCCCAACAGAGTTTCTTCAGACTTGTTCAGCAATATTAAAACGAATGACAATTTACAAATGACACTTTATGCTGCATTTGTTTTGCCGATATATAATATCACATCTTCAATTATAAATCGACGATCATTTAATAAATGAAGGGGGAAAACACTGAGGGTAACAGAAAagtaaaaagtttaataaattatgacagatatGAAGCTAGCAAACTATCATACACGTTCAAGCTACTTcaggagaaatgtaacattatacaAGGACAAAAGCATACCAGCTTGTGTATGATTCTAACATGGGTCTCCGGCACAAAACTGTGAGATCATTCAACTCAGTAACTCCAGATTCATCTGCAGTGGCAGCAGTTACCCAACGTGTGGCAAAAAGGGGAGCAATTGAACCATCTTGTGGCTACCAAAAAAATTACAACCTGTTATTGTGAACTGTTtttctattacaaaaaaaaaataaaaaaataaaaaaatacaaaaatcgaTTCAAATCAAATTCCTATTACTGCTAAATACCTATGCTGTTCAACAGAACACTACTCAATAGTTTAAACTTTGGTTACAATACTAGCTATTACCAGTACACTTCTGAACTGTGCAcctaaatttacaagaaaaacttttttttttaaacacaaagaaCATCTTATCACATCTAAGATTGTGTTCCAACATGTATAGAACACATATTGCTTTGCAGTTGAAGTCCATATAGTGCTGAGTGGTTCAAAGCAAAGCTGTTGAAATGTCTTTCTTTTCTGTTGAGGGATTCCAATTTACTGATAAATAACTGAGGATTTAGCAACACCAGGGTTACTGATAAATAAAGTGAGGAGCAACCTATGATCAGGTAATGCTAACGTGAGTTAGGgtgaaaaatactgtttttttttaaatgtcctgcATAACTGAGAACTGACACACAGTGTAATCCAAGTGTTTCTTGAAGAGCTCATATGAGGGTAGCATTGGCAGAAAGAGATGACTGGCATCACAGTGGCTCTGAGGAAAAGCACATGAGGGGTCTGGTGAGCTGAAGAATGAAATGGATGGAGTGGGATGGAATCCAATGGACGGAGCCAAATCTGTAGCAGTGATGAATGTTAGGAGGTCCTCAAGTGATGCTGCACACCGACCCTCTGAAACACAAGGAAAGGGTTAAGATCATGCAAATAACAGCTTATTTTCAAACATATCTTATTTCATTGTattatcataaatgtttttaatatgcacAAGAATCAAAATTGTACTGAAACAATATGAATTCTGTAGCAAGCACACCTTCACACTCATGCAGATACTTTTTCCAAAAGTCTACTGTTGTGTTCTCTTTTTCTCGTTGCTCTTTTTCTTCTGAAAACCGGACGGTAAAGAGCTCCATGACAGATTCGGCCGTCAGCCTTTCCACAGGCCCACAGAAGACTGAATGGAAAGCCTCTGTACACATCTGAACTTGCTCAAACAGTCCTAGTGTCCTCAAACCCTCACGGAATCTGAGAAAGGCAATATGAACTTGAATGAGCATTTACTTACAGTATGAgaaaacttgagaaaaaaaaacttattcagaAGTTTTCTtagaaagactttttttaaaaatactttaattcagctgCTTTAAAattgacagttaagacatttgtgaccctggaccacaaaaccagtcataagtagcacaggtatatgtgtagcaatagccaacaatacattgtatgggtcaaaatgatcaatttttcttttatgccaaaaatcttaagtaaagatcatgttccatgaagatattttgtaaatttcataccataaatatatcaaaactaaatttttgattagtaatatgcattgctaaggacttcatttggacaacttgaggcgtcaatggaaagcttatttattcattcatgtataAATCAATACATCATATTTTGgctttgtggcccagggtcacatttattgcaattctttttcatataaatactgttctttgaacctttctattcatcaaagaaaaaaaaacatagtttcaGCTAAAGATTCAGCGGCACAACAGCTTTTAATTTTGATaacagtaagaaatgtttcttgagcagtcagcattttagaatgatttctgatggatcatgtgataTTGAAGACTGGTATgatgctttgccatcacaggaataagttaggGTACCAACCTCTGCAGAGGCAGCTGTAGTCTGATGATCAGGTAGAAATTTAGTACATCCTCCACCAGCATGTCCTTCTCTGAGAGTTCTCTGATCTTTCGCCAGCAACCTGCTGCTTCCAAATATTGTGACGCTGACTGCATTGCCATTCTCAGCTCCTTCATTGACTTTGCATCTgcaatctaaaagtgcacttttagagtTTAACAGGTGTACAACATCCATTTGTTTCACTGTAATCACAAACCTCAGTTCAACAGCAGGTTTGAAGCACAATGTCAGGAAAAACGAAACTCACCTGTCTGATTTTGTGTGCAAAAGCAGTGTCTCCAAGGTCTTGTAAAGTAGGTCTGTAGTTTGTTGGGTAGTTAAACAGACTATGGTACAGTGCTGGAGAGAAGAAGCCCACAGGAGGACCTCCATGAACCAAAGAGAGGGCCAACAGACTGCCGACTTCAAAGTAGAGGTCATCCCTCAGAGCTGTTCACACACAACAATTGTTCATTTTGAAGGCAGCAGTGAGAGGGGTTATATGTATACAAGCCCAGAATGGTACATTTTCAAGAAAAGGACATcgaaacaaacataaattaaagggaaaaaaaaagtgtcctacCTTTTGAGTTCAGAGCCAGGTTTTTAGATCCATCAGGGCCCTCAAAGATTTCTGACATTTGCAGTTTCGAAACAAGACGTCTGAGGAAGCGACGCTGACTCCTAATGTTGTTGCTATGTTTGTCTTGGGAGAATTTCACAGAAAGTGTGCAGCAGGGATTAAAGTCACTTTGCCGCAGAACCCGCAGAGCTGCTTCCAACACCCCATCATAATCTTCCACTAGCACCTCTGTAGACTGCTGCTGTGATATCTGATGGGCCAGATCCATTAAGACCTCTGGAGAAGTGGCAGCCACACATTGCCTAGAAAACAAGGAGAGAGTCCTGCTACTACtacaattctatatatatatatatatatatatatatatatatatatatatatatatatatatatatacagggtgcgatttgtgaaaaaaaagaaggggggatgcttttgaaaaaagcGACTTTTATGAAGGctatgtttttaatacgacggaaaacccccatttagtgtgatctcagttacatatataaaacacattgtaAGCCacacgttaggcctattaattgtaactGATTTAAtggtccacggttattcaaacactTATAAATTACATAGCCATAGccagaaagcgagcaaagaacacaacggagctttttgaaactcagAATCaattaaaccattgcgtcgcaaaatgactcactgtttcgaagcgctccaatcagatcgcatttgattcagatcgggacgtcagagctggtttgcatgatgttttttttttttttataaaagttattcagcagaggcagggatgcatagaccagagagGGGGTGTTAAAAATCCCCCCAAAGTCCCCCCCGATGCAAATCGCACcaaatttgtattatatataaatatatataaatgaatatactatatagatatatataaccACCAGCaggtatatatatctatatatattcgtatatatatttatttagtgctgGTCAATGGgccttacatttttaaaatgcgaTTATTCAGATACCAAACATGATTGTCAGATGCGTTCATGTTGGGTTCTATGgtgcattcaaaagtagtgtagaCAAAAAGATATGAGACATACAGAGGCATTCGTTCATGTTGGGTTCTATGGTACTCCTGTAGCTCTCGATGCTCGTATAGCTTATCATATAAAGAAATTAAGAGTAAATAATCTCATGTTGAGTTCTATGGTACAATGGTCCAGAGAAATTAAGAGTAAATAATCTAGAACTTATCCTTCTCATATCAGATGCAACTGATTAGGAAAGTACCTTTTACTGATGAGTGAAGAGTGAAGGTCAGAGATGTTTTTAAACAGCCTCTTCCTCTGTTGCCTTATAGCCAGTGGGGACTCAACATGGTTTGGCAAAGGCACTGATtctgggggagaaaaaaaattaatgtatgtaatcctttgaataattttacaaaacaagCACAATAGTTCAGATAGCTCACTTTTTCCCTCAACAGCAGCTTTACAGTCACCACAGATCCAGTCGCTTTCGTAAAGCTTAAGGTTGGAACATTTTCGATGAGTTCCCCTGGAGCCACACAACTTGCAACGAACAATTTCAAAATACCTGCAAGAGCAAATTTTAACAGTAGTTAGAATCCTTTTACAAAACAAACCGGTTCCATTTCATGATTTCAGAATGACGAAATAAAATGCTAAGATTACCCTGACTGTGAGCTGTATTTACGACCTTTGTGACTGTGACACTTCACAGCATCACAGTGCTGGTACACTTGCAATAAATCTTCATATGCATTCTCCTCAAGTTCCCATGCTGCATCCCtgaaaaatatacacaatatggATGCTCacaaaatattaaaggaataggttttcataaaagaacatttgctgaaaatgtactaaaCCTGAAGTCATACAAGAACTACAtgagtttgtagaaatgtagcatcacatcactacattttggatggcctgagggcaagtcaacattcaacattttttcattttaactacaccaataatatatttagtaatggaagatattcacatatttacattGTTTTGCCATGTTAAAGTGATGTGCaacaaaatttatattaaaaataaatgtaaaaatacataaatatataaaatgtaaataattccaGCAGGCTTTCAAGGATACAAATCAAACACTACAAAAATCAGAATATTTTACATTGAATCACTAGAATCAATATCAGAAGGAAACGTGATTTACCGCTCTGGTATATATATTCCCATTCTGAGCATTTCCTGCTGAAACTGGTCCTTGTTATTGCACAATGTGCATTTGAAGAAAAACATGGCAGCGCTGTGTGCATAATGCTGGAACATAAGAGATGAGAACCAGACTCAAATTTCAAATCCCATATCTTTGTATGTTATACATGTTATATCATTAACTTGAAGGTGTGGTACAACTACCTGTACACAGTTTCTGTGAAACCAGCTGCCATGACATGCAGGACACTTGAGGACATTATAGGAGAGGATGGGTTCGATGGGCTCCAGACAGACGGAGCAAGAGAGTGGCAGACTGGGACTGGAGACACAGGTTTGACTAGGTGCATGCTTTTTACAGAAAGACCTGCAAATGATTGCCATCATCACTAAATGTTTTCTTTActtagcaagtatgcattaaattgatcgaaagtaacaaaaaagacatttataatgttaaataagacttctgtttcaaataaaagctgctctttttaactttctattgatcaaagaatcctgaaaa is from Cyprinus carpio isolate SPL01 chromosome B17, ASM1834038v1, whole genome shotgun sequence and encodes:
- the g2e3 gene encoding G2/M phase-specific E3 ubiquitin-protein ligase → MKAMKEETTEIKQIHDDKDLICSLCKRCDDNPEKYGEKITLQQHNLTVHYFCLLMSSGICQRGEEDEDVHGFLVDDIKKEIRRSSRLRCMKCKKVGASVGCSIKSCRQMVHMPCGLEQDFIFQFTDLFPSFCKKHAPSQTCVSSPSLPLSCSVCLEPIEPILSYNVLKCPACHGSWFHRNCVQHYAHSAAMFFFKCTLCNNKDQFQQEMLRMGIYIPERDAAWELEENAYEDLLQVYQHCDAVKCHSHKGRKYSSQSGYFEIVRCKLCGSRGTHRKCSNLKLYESDWICGDCKAAVEGKKSVPLPNHVESPLAIRQQRKRLFKNISDLHSSLISKRQCVAATSPEVLMDLAHQISQQQSTEVLVEDYDGVLEAALRVLRQSDFNPCCTLSVKFSQDKHSNNIRSQRRFLRRLVSKLQMSEIFEGPDGSKNLALNSKALRDDLYFEVGSLLALSLVHGGPPVGFFSPALYHSLFNYPTNYRPTLQDLGDTAFAHKIRQIADAKSMKELRMAMQSASQYLEAAGCWRKIRELSEKDMLVEDVLNFYLIIRLQLPLQRFREGLRTLGLFEQVQMCTEAFHSVFCGPVERLTAESVMELFTVRFSEEKEQREKENTTVDFWKKYLHECEEGRCAASLEDLLTFITATDLAPSIGFHPTPSISFFSSPDPSCAFPQSHCDASHLFLPMLPSYELFKKHLDYTVCQFSVMQDI